The nucleotide window AACTGAATGATAAACACAGATGattcacaaaacaacacaaacaaaatcaagtTAACATTTGAACACCAGTGAagatctctctttcccttcccaTTCCTCTCTGACCTGATGATCATGACAGCGAGCCCCATGACAATATGATAACAACAACGGAAAGAGTAAAACTGCacgtctctctcctctctcccccccccccttctccccctcctgcctctcttctcctctttccctcctttcttctacccactccttcctctcttttatcccttctcttccctccctcctttcctctaccccctcctctctccctccctctgcttttACCTGATGAACTTGACGGCGAGCCCCAGGTCGGCGATGCAGCAGGCACCGTTCTTCTTCACCAGGATGTTCTTGCTCTTGAGGTCGCGGTGGGCGATGGCGGGCTTGCCCTGCGTGCCGAAGATCTCCGTGTGCAGGTGGCAGAGGCCGGAGACGGATGAGTAGGCCAGCCGCAGCATGGCCCGGGTATCCAGCGTGGTGGACTTGAGGTAGTCATACAGGGAGCCGCTCTCGTGGTAGTCTGTGATCAGGTACAGCTGCGTCCATGAGCCCGTGCCCTTAATGTCTGCCGCAATGAAGCCTGAGGCATACAGGAGACACATGAGAAAACCAACcaagtctctcacacacacacacactcaagcactTAAAACATTCCATCACTCCAACACTATCTATCTGTCCCTCTGTCAGACTCTGTGCCTGCAAACTGTGTGCATCCcaaggtgtctgtgtgtgtgtgtgtgtgtgcctatgcgTGTGCGCCCTGGATGTGTGTTGTAGTGTTAGATCTTTACCCAGAATGTTCTCGTGTCTCATCAGAACGGTCTGGTAGATCTCTGTCTCCCGGAACCAGCTGGCCTCCTCAGTGGTGAAGAAGACCTTGACAGCCACCCTCTCCCCGCGCCACTTGCCCATCCACACCTCCCCGTAGCGGCCCTTCCCGATCTGCTTCACCATCTGGATCTGCTTGGCAATCGTCCGCTGGACCTGAGGACACAGCACAGTAGTGTCACATATGCAAGGGCCAAACAGGAACAGCTGTGGCTcatatatgtacagtaaatatgaCTTATATGATAACTTCTATAATTACCATTATTTGAGATATTACGCTGTGATTTATGATCTGTGATTACGCTGACACTTTCACAGTATACCTATAAATGCTATATCGTTTCCTTGTTTGGGCAGCACTGTTAGGGGTAACAAATGTCAGCAGTGAGGCAGTCAGATGTAGAACAGAGctctcaccagcagggggaggcCAGAGCCACTGCCAGAGCTCTGTGACTGTTCAATCAGGTCCTTCAGTGACTCTCCAGCAGGGATGTAAGTCTCATCCTGCTCCAAACCGATGCTGTAGCGTGGCCGCAACTCCTGCCGCTTGTATCTACCACAGTGATGATGTGGACACTACAGAGCACTGCATTTTGGCATGGTAATCACATTGGATAATTACACCTTCAGATCTCACCACATCTTGCATCGATAATATAGTCATAAAGCGTACCACAATTGACAAAACAGTTCTTattgtgtgaaagagagagagagaggggagtcaAGAAAGAGAGCCCTTACCTGAAGTAACAGAAAATGATAATTAGGGCAAGGATGAGACTGCAGACAGTCACAGAGATGAGCAGAGCCATGTGATGGATACTGCTGTCCACATAATCTGAGAGGATAAAAAATGAAACgtcagagaaaaagacaggaaaatgagaaagagagcagggacTTGTCTTCTTTCACATGTGTACATGCCACTACTCTCACATATTTCACACTGGTAGGCTGCTGTGTGAGCCAGAGTCAGCCTCTACTCTCTGTTTGAGAGAAGACAGTTTATCAATTCCGTTAGAAACTATATtcgtctctctcctctcttcgTCCAGCTCCTtgccccccctccttccctctgttcaCTGATATCTGCGGCAAGAACACCGAACAAGAGGAGGAACTGAAGCCCAGATCGATAACCTCCCTTCCTGAAACAGTGCACTCATATTTCGGGCTGACGAGTCCTGCTGCTTTCTCTGGGACTCTTGTCTTACTGTCACATGTTCCGAGGCGAGTCTCTGTTAGGAGACGCCAAACAGCAGCCCCCTGACCTCACACCCACATCCCTGCGACACTCGCCACAAACCCCACGGTCAGAAGATGATGGGCACCGGTCGGGCCTGTTGCGCAAAGAACACCCTTACACCTGAGAGCACTTTGCAGGACAGGCACAAGTGGGTCTTCTAACATTTCATTTGTCTCCCTGAGGTTATGTAACCCACACTCAGGGGGTAGATAAGAGACAGCAGCCCCCgccccacatacacaccaagCTGATGTGAGGCGCGTGTGTGCATGGTATCAGCTCAGAGTGGCAGACGGACAGATATTTCCCGCTTGCGCCCCCGCGCTGGAAACCCAAGCGGCCCCGAGGGAGCGGCTGTCCTTTTTATTACAGCGCGAGAGAACACACTGAGCCCGCAGGCTCTGTTTCACCTGTTTATCCACAGCCCCGCCACCGCCTAGGACACTCCACTTAGCGCAAAAGTGCGGTTTGTAACACTTTAAACTGTCAGGATGTATCAGACGGGAGCAGGGGAACGAGTGATCCTTCCAGTCACccagagaaaaaggaagaggaaaataacactacatgtgtgtatatgtgtgtgtgtgtgtgtgtgtgtgtgtgtgtgtgtgtgtgtgtctgcatatgtatGTTTGGGTGTTATTATAtgtatacaggtgtgtgtgtgtgtgtgtgtatctgtctgaatgtgtgtttgggtgttattttatgtatatgtacgtgtgtgtgtgtctttatgtgtgtttgggtgttactgtatgtatacacatgtttgtgtatgtgtgggtgtggatgcATGATGAAGAATCTTCTCAATAGGTAACTTAGGGGCCATTAGGCAGATCTGTGTCAATAACAACAGCCTTTTCTATTTAAGTTTCCAGTACAGGTGTGACTCTTACTGGGGGTCTTGAGTGGCGGCAGGGTGGGGTGCAGGTCTCTGTTGCAGTAGTCCTCGTCTGTACAGCACTCCAGTGTTCTCCTCTGGCGAGCATTCCCCGTGTCCTGTCACAAAGCCAAACATATACTTCTTACCCTTTTCTCTGTAGGAGCACAGCAGCCCGCACATAATATGCAGcacagtacacatacacaaaatatattagTCAATAATCTCATAAAATAGGAAGagcttcctctgtgtctctctctggctttaAGAGCTTTATTGGTCATGATTATAAACACAGGTGTTCTCCCATACTCACTCTGCACTGGAATTCAAAGCCCACCAGCCCAAGGCAGCCCGCAGTGAGGACAGGtaccccaccctcctcctcctccaccataGTGAAGCAATATCCATCCGTCCTGCACATGAGATAgagtcatcaccatcatcatcatcattaccatcatcatcattatcatgcTAAGGATCAATATTCTACACTGTACAGCATGCCAAACTGAAAGGAGTTACAGATTTCTTGATTTAACcattatcataataataataatgtgtatcTTTCTGATGCCTTTCTGATTTTACCTCATTGTCAGTGGAAAAAAGGCACTGGagtcatcatttatttaattatctaATTTGGCAGTGTATATGCTCTGAATTGGTGCATTAAGCAGTAATTGCACACCTGAATGACTATTTATGCTGTGTTATTAACTGTAAAACTACATGCTGTTTACAGAGTGTGAACATGGGCACgctgttttaatttcacatattattAACCTTGAACACATTATAgtattatacattaaaacatctttgttttaaacataatcatcattcatattttcactttttcctcATCCAAGTATGTCTCAGGTCTGTCTTAGGTCTGTTGTAGGTGTGTTTCAGTTGTGTCTGAGGTTTGTCTGGAGTCTGTCTCAAGTGCATCTGATGTGTTTCTCAGGTTTGTCTCAGCTGGGCCTGCAGCCTACCTGCAGGTGTTGTTGGTGGAGTCCTCAGGGCAGTGGTGGTAACAGTAGCACCAGAGCAGGCGCTGGGGCAGGGCGGGGGCAGTGTTCCCACTTTCCTCCCGGCGGCTGTCCACTGGAATTTTCCCAGAGTTCCTAAGCAGCATGGTTCCCAGCATGTTCGCTGAAGGGGACAGAGAAATGTGGACATGCTGACTGCAGGTACAGGTTGTCAAACTCCATTATAGAAGACACAAAGTAGAGATGGGGCCCTGTATGTGATCCtagaactgaaactgaaagcctTCATGAGCAACCTTCTCTTTTAAAAGCCACTGTCCTCTGTGAAGCAATGGTTCTATTTTCTGAAGTCCTTCaacaatatattacaaaaaagcagCAAACACATGGTTTGCTCAACAGATCATGatcagataaaaaaagaaacggtGACAAGGACCAAGTCTCAGGTGAAAGTGCTTATGAAAGTGCTCTGCTACCCTACCAgctttacacaggactcacagAAGCTACTAATTTAACTCTTCTACAGTAGCCCATAGACATTGGGTGAATTTGTGTTAAAAGAACTGAGGTGTTGTGCCCTTTCAAATGGAACAGtacaaggaaaaacacagcactcgcactgaagagaaaatgtgatgtttcGGCTGTCACAGTGAGCTGAGGTTGCCCTAATGATGAACCTGCCCTGATGAAACATCATTTCAATAACAGATATACTAGGAATGGACCCATCACAATTTCTCTTTTCCATTCATGATCCACCctccatttttaacatttaaacaccTGTCTTC belongs to Megalops cyprinoides isolate fMegCyp1 chromosome 5, fMegCyp1.pri, whole genome shotgun sequence and includes:
- the bmpr1bb gene encoding bone morphogenetic protein receptor, type IBb isoform X1, which gives rise to MVLPCGCVWRTWLLLTGLDLLHLRTEANMLGTMLLRNSGKIPVDSRREESGNTAPALPQRLLWCYCYHHCPEDSTNNTCRTDGYCFTMVEEEEGGVPVLTAGCLGLVGFEFQCRDTGNARQRRTLECCTDEDYCNRDLHPTLPPLKTPNYVDSSIHHMALLISVTVCSLILALIIIFCYFRYKRQELRPRYSIGLEQDETYIPAGESLKDLIEQSQSSGSGSGLPLLVQRTIAKQIQMVKQIGKGRYGEVWMGKWRGERVAVKVFFTTEEASWFRETEIYQTVLMRHENILGFIAADIKGTGSWTQLYLITDYHESGSLYDYLKSTTLDTRAMLRLAYSSVSGLCHLHTEIFGTQGKPAIAHRDLKSKNILVKKNGACCIADLGLAVKFISDTNEVDIPPNTRVGTKRYMPPEVLDESLNRNHFQSYIMADMYSLGLILWEIARRCVSGGIVEEYQLPYHDLVPSDPSYEDMREVVCIKRLRPSFPNRWSSDECLRQMGKLMTECWAHGPASRLTALRVKKTLAKMSESQDIKL
- the bmpr1bb gene encoding bone morphogenetic protein receptor, type IBb isoform X2, translated to MLGTMLLRNSGKIPVDSRREESGNTAPALPQRLLWCYCYHHCPEDSTNNTCRTDGYCFTMVEEEEGGVPVLTAGCLGLVGFEFQCRDTGNARQRRTLECCTDEDYCNRDLHPTLPPLKTPNYVDSSIHHMALLISVTVCSLILALIIIFCYFRYKRQELRPRYSIGLEQDETYIPAGESLKDLIEQSQSSGSGSGLPLLVQRTIAKQIQMVKQIGKGRYGEVWMGKWRGERVAVKVFFTTEEASWFRETEIYQTVLMRHENILGFIAADIKGTGSWTQLYLITDYHESGSLYDYLKSTTLDTRAMLRLAYSSVSGLCHLHTEIFGTQGKPAIAHRDLKSKNILVKKNGACCIADLGLAVKFISDTNEVDIPPNTRVGTKRYMPPEVLDESLNRNHFQSYIMADMYSLGLILWEIARRCVSGGIVEEYQLPYHDLVPSDPSYEDMREVVCIKRLRPSFPNRWSSDECLRQMGKLMTECWAHGPASRLTALRVKKTLAKMSESQDIKL